DNA from Thiomicrorhabdus sp. Kp2:
CGAACTGCTCTACGGCTAATGGCATGAATGGTAAATAACTACGATATTTTGTTTTTGCTTTGGGTAATTTTTGAATAAATGAAGTTTTAACCTCTTTATTTAAGATAAACCCCCGCTCGCCCTCAGGTATAAAATCAACCGTGCTGAACAAATCAGCATCAGGATATACTTTAAGCATTTGCTCTAGGACACGCTCTGCGCCAGCGTAAGTGACTAACCAGTCATGAATGATCGCTACTTTCATGTATTCTCTTTTATTATTTTTAGAATCTGTTTTGCAGACTTTTCCCAACTAAACCGTTTAACGTTTTTAAATCCCTTTTGTATTAACGCATCTCTTAAAACCTGATCTGATAAAACAAACTCCAACTGACGCGCCATATCCTCAATATCGTAAGGATCACAATAAACAACACTATCGTCACAAACCTCGGGCAAACTAGCTGCATTTGAAACAATACAAGGGCAACCACAAGCCTGTGCCTCTAAAGGAGGGATTCCAAAACCTTCATATAACGAGGGATAAACAAAACATTGTGCATTGGAATACAGCCTTACAAGCTCATCATCATCAACACGACCCATGAATTGAATATTAGGATTTCTTTCTATATCCTCAACAAGCTTATGATCAGCAAAATTTTTATTAAGGGCGCCCACTAAATATAGTTTTATGCTTTTATTATTCAGCAAATTAAAGGCTTGAATTAACGCACGAAAATTCTTTTGATAATTAATGGAAGACACAGCAAGAATATATTTTTCAAGCCGTTCTTCAGGGGCAACAGGCTGAAAGTTTGCAGAAACAGCACAATGAACAATTTCAATTTTATTATTATCAACTCCATAAACATCAGAAATTTCATTTTTAGAAAAATTACTATCTGTTAATAACTTCTTTGAAGTTTTTGCAATGCGTGGCATCGCAAACTGATAAGCATATCGAAACCTCCATGAAAAAGTCTGCGGATACCGCTCAAAAGCAATATCATGCAAAGTAACTACCTTATTCTCATAAAGTAATGGTGCCGTATTACATAAATTTAGTAATAAAGGATTTCCATGCTTTTTTAAATAACGAGGTAACTCAATCTGCTCCCACAAATGGCCTGTTAAAGTGCCTAGTATCTCAGCATTAAACTCTTCAGCTAAATCCAAATGTATGATATTTTTGGGTGCTAAAAAACGAACTGCAGAACCACTTTTCTTTAATTGTCTTGAAATTTCAATAGCATATCTCTGAACACCTGTTATGTTCTGAGATAAAAACCTTGCATTAATAAAAATCATTTCTTTTCTCTAAAATTCTTAAATCGATAAAACCTATTAGAAACCCAAGACTCAACCAAAGAAAAGAAAGGTTTAAATCTGGAACTGCAAAGAACATATTAATTAGAACAGTTACTGTAAAAACTAAAAAAAATAAAACGGGAACTGAGTTCATATAACTAATAGAGTGTTTAAGTACCCGCCAAATTATATATAACAATAAGATTGAAACTAAACCAATATTACTTAGCAAGTAAAAAATAGCACTTGAAGGCCTGTTATTACCTAAACCCACACCCATACCATAAGTTTCAAAAAATAAGTTTATAGAATAAACATTTGAATAGGAACGATGTATATAAGAGTCTGATTCAAACTTATCAAATAAAGCAAAATTAAATAACACTTCGAACTCTTTAAAGAAAGTTACTATGATTACTAACGTAAAAAACACAGCTACAAAAATCATAAAATATTGATACTTACTCCTAAACCACCTCTTCCAAATAAAGACTAACAAAGCTAATAAGCTAACAATAAAAAATGAAATAAACCCTACCGAAGAGGTAGTAGCTAATAATAATGCAAAGGACAATATAAAAAACATAAGCAATTCATTATTTCTCTCTCTTTTTGCCAAGAAAAACCAAACAACGGCTAATGAAGCTGATAAGGAGGACAAAAACAATCCTGCCATCGATGGCTCCAAAAATGAACCTGAAAATCTTGGCATAAGCGAAAAACTTTGTGTATTTGAAATCGCATAAGAAGTATTATTGAAAAAAAAAGCATCAATTAATGTACTATTTTCACCATGAAACAAAAATACATATTGATAAGCATATAAAACTACAGTAACACCGAAAAACATCCAAAAGATGCGCCTGATATTAAACTTATTTGTTTTAGTCAATACATAATTTGCTACAAACAGAACAGTAGAGATATTCAAAAACAGATACATTAGCTGCGCAAAGTTTGAAACTGATAAAGCTAATATACCTTGAGGATATTGATATTGATTATCTATTCCTAACTTAGGACTTAAAACTGGAATCCCTGAAAAAAAAACTGTGGATAAAAGTGTAAAAATTACAGTTGATAGAAAAAAAAATACCATTAAAGGAAAGATTTTCCCTATTAAAAATGGCAATTCAAATTTTGTTTTTTTTGCAATTAGCCAAAGAACGAAATAACGAATAATAATCAGAACTTGGATAAATGCAAAGACAGGTAAGTTAATGGAACCGAGAACAAATGCAGAACTTCCTTGCATTATCGCTGCTAACAATAAAGCAAAAAAAAGAACATCTCTTTTAAAAAAAGAATACAGCCACACAAACAAAAAAAAAGTTCCCGGAATAGTTAACATTGTTTGCTGTTTAACCTGCTACCTTTTTTTATTGCCTTTAAAAGAATTCCCTTTTTTTTCTTTGAAAGAGAAAAATATTTAAAAACTCTACTTAATAAATAAAACATTAATGGTATAAAAAACTTATAGTTAAAGTGCTTGAGAATAAAATATAGTCTATTTCTATTTCCATAAAACAATGTGAAGTCATTCTCTGAACCTCCAGTAGAAAAACTGACTTGATGATTTACTGTCACTTCGGGTAAATATAAAACTTTATACCCTAGAATTTTTGCTCTCCATATCCAATCTGAATCATCATAATAAACAAAATATTTTTCATCCATCATTCCAACATCACTAAATAAAGTTGAATTAATAAGCATGAAGCAAGTAGGAGCATAACTAACATACCCTATCTTATTGTATTGACCAATATCTTCTTCTTGGTCACCACGATGTACCATCGTTCCACGTAGCATGCTAAAATCCCCTCCTGCCATCCAAATCTTATTAGTTCCGGCATAATAAATTTTAGGGACAACAATGTTTTCATTATGCTCTACCGCATAGCGCACCATATTTTCAATGACATTACCTTCAAAATCGATATCATTATTGAGAAGTAAAACAAAGCTGAAACTAGCAGCAAGAGATAATTCGATACCTTGATTATTGCCCTTTGCTACACCTAGATTTGCATTATTTTTAATAAATTCAGTTGGTATTGCATATTTTTTAGCTAGTATTTTAGCCAAATCTAGTGCTTCATCATTTGGAGAGTTATCAATAACATATAGCACATAATTTTTATAAGTTTGTTTAGCTAGACTTTCAAAAAACTCTGGCAATACTTCCTTTCCATTATACAGTACGGTGACAAGGCCAATTTTTGGATTAACTTCACTCATTTGTATAATCCTTTTGCTTTCATTTCCGTTACACTTTTGTCATAAGTATCAGCATGAACTTGTTGCTCATTTACCCAAGCTGTGAATTCAGAGATACCTTGCTCAAATGAAATTTTAGGTATAAAGCCTAATTTAGTTTGAATTTTGGTTAAATCTGCATAGTTATGGCGAATATCACCTAATCGATAATTGCCGGATACACTGATCTCAACATCTGATCCATAGGATTTTTTAAGGGTATTTGCAACTCTTAGCACATCTACCGCTTCACCTAGCCCAACATTAAATACTTCAAAATTGGCTTCCTCTTTTTCAATAGCCAAAATAGTTGCATCAACAACATCATCTACATATACAAAATCACGACTTTCTATGCCATCTTCAAAAATAGTGATGGGGTTCTCATTTTTAATACGAGTTGAAAAAATAGAAAGAATGCCAGTATAAGGATTAGAAAGCGATTGTCCTGTGCCATAAACGTTTTGATAGCGTAAAGCTACAGCAGGAATCCCTAACGATTTCCCCATCACCAAAAACATTTGTTCTTGCACCTGCTTCGTAATGCCATAAATGGATGAAGGGTGAATTAAACTGGTTTCATCAGTTGGCAGCAGTCTAACATTACTTCCACAATGTGGGCATTTACAATCAAATTTACCTTGCGACAGATCAGCATCCGTTCGCTCGGACGGATAAACAATTCCATGTTCGTTACATAGATATTTGCCTTCACCATAAATAGAACGTGAAGAGGCTACAACCATTTTTTTAACAGAGTGTTCCTCATTTGCCAAAATATCAAGAAAAATTGAAGAACCTTTAATATTGACATCGGTGTACTTCTCAATCTCATACATCGACTGCCCTGTGCCGGTTTCAGCTGCTAGATGCACCACAACATCGACACCGACCAATGCACGTTTCCAGTCTTCGTATGATAATACCGTCCCTTTGATAAACTCCACCTTGTATTTAATAGAATTATACAAAGGTGATTTACTTGTATCCTCACCATGAATTTGAGGTGACAAATTGTCTAAAACGGTTACACTGTAACCTTTAGACAATAGTTTTAATGCCAAATTAGAACCAATAAATCCAGCACCACCAGTAATTAAAATCCTCTTAAAGCTCACTTAAAAATTCCCCCTTTGCATTCGTTCTTTCCCACTGTGCTGTATTGAAATTGTAGCGTTTAACAATTTTTGCGGGTACGCCAACAATTACACAGTAATCAGGATATACACCACGCACAACAGCATTAGTACCTACAATACATTGCTTTCCTAAAATTGTTCCTGCCTGAATTTTCGCACCACTACCGATAAAGCAATTCTCGCCAATCTGCGTCTCTTTTATAATTAACGACTGATTAGCCACGGGAACACCGATTTGATGGTATTCATGGTCAATATTTGTGATCATTACATCAAAAAGAATTGCCGTATATTTGCCAATAACAAGCTTCCCTGCTGAAGTTATATGACATCTTTGCTGTAAGCTAACACCTTCTTCAAAAGTAATTGACGCATCGAAAAATTGCCCTTTAAACTGTGAAACTACTTCTATTCTTGAACCAGGCCAGATATAAACATTATTTCCCAGAAACACTTTATTAACGG
Protein-coding regions in this window:
- a CDS encoding glycosyltransferase family 1 protein, producing the protein MIFINARFLSQNITGVQRYAIEISRQLKKSGSAVRFLAPKNIIHLDLAEEFNAEILGTLTGHLWEQIELPRYLKKHGNPLLLNLCNTAPLLYENKVVTLHDIAFERYPQTFSWRFRYAYQFAMPRIAKTSKKLLTDSNFSKNEISDVYGVDNNKIEIVHCAVSANFQPVAPEERLEKYILAVSSINYQKNFRALIQAFNLLNNKSIKLYLVGALNKNFADHKLVEDIERNPNIQFMGRVDDDELVRLYSNAQCFVYPSLYEGFGIPPLEAQACGCPCIVSNAASLPEVCDDSVVYCDPYDIEDMARQLEFVLSDQVLRDALIQKGFKNVKRFSWEKSAKQILKIIKENT
- a CDS encoding O-antigen polymerase — translated: MLTIPGTFFLFVWLYSFFKRDVLFFALLLAAIMQGSSAFVLGSINLPVFAFIQVLIIIRYFVLWLIAKKTKFELPFLIGKIFPLMVFFFLSTVIFTLLSTVFFSGIPVLSPKLGIDNQYQYPQGILALSVSNFAQLMYLFLNISTVLFVANYVLTKTNKFNIRRIFWMFFGVTVVLYAYQYVFLFHGENSTLIDAFFFNNTSYAISNTQSFSLMPRFSGSFLEPSMAGLFLSSLSASLAVVWFFLAKRERNNELLMFFILSFALLLATTSSVGFISFFIVSLLALLVFIWKRWFRSKYQYFMIFVAVFFTLVIIVTFFKEFEVLFNFALFDKFESDSYIHRSYSNVYSINLFFETYGMGVGLGNNRPSSAIFYLLSNIGLVSILLLYIIWRVLKHSISYMNSVPVLFFLVFTVTVLINMFFAVPDLNLSFLWLSLGFLIGFIDLRILEKRNDFY
- a CDS encoding glycosyltransferase family 2 protein encodes the protein MSEVNPKIGLVTVLYNGKEVLPEFFESLAKQTYKNYVLYVIDNSPNDEALDLAKILAKKYAIPTEFIKNNANLGVAKGNNQGIELSLAASFSFVLLLNNDIDFEGNVIENMVRYAVEHNENIVVPKIYYAGTNKIWMAGGDFSMLRGTMVHRGDQEEDIGQYNKIGYVSYAPTCFMLINSTLFSDVGMMDEKYFVYYDDSDWIWRAKILGYKVLYLPEVTVNHQVSFSTGGSENDFTLFYGNRNRLYFILKHFNYKFFIPLMFYLLSRVFKYFSLSKKKKGILLKAIKKGSRLNSKQC
- a CDS encoding NAD-dependent epimerase/dehydratase family protein, producing MSFKRILITGGAGFIGSNLALKLLSKGYSVTVLDNLSPQIHGEDTSKSPLYNSIKYKVEFIKGTVLSYEDWKRALVGVDVVVHLAAETGTGQSMYEIEKYTDVNIKGSSIFLDILANEEHSVKKMVVASSRSIYGEGKYLCNEHGIVYPSERTDADLSQGKFDCKCPHCGSNVRLLPTDETSLIHPSSIYGITKQVQEQMFLVMGKSLGIPAVALRYQNVYGTGQSLSNPYTGILSIFSTRIKNENPITIFEDGIESRDFVYVDDVVDATILAIEKEEANFEVFNVGLGEAVDVLRVANTLKKSYGSDVEISVSGNYRLGDIRHNYADLTKIQTKLGFIPKISFEQGISEFTAWVNEQQVHADTYDKSVTEMKAKGLYK
- a CDS encoding acyltransferase, translating into MFKLIKYLNVFYHTFFIRRKYGSIGKNVRVWAPLYMTVNKVFLGNNVYIWPGSRIEVVSQFKGQFFDASITFEEGVSLQQRCHITSAGKLVIGKYTAILFDVMITNIDHEYHQIGVPVANQSLIIKETQIGENCFIGSGAKIQAGTILGKQCIVGTNAVVRGVYPDYCVIVGVPAKIVKRYNFNTAQWERTNAKGEFLSEL